A stretch of Anaeromyxobacter dehalogenans 2CP-1 DNA encodes these proteins:
- a CDS encoding ArsA family ATPase, with the protein MASPGLLDRRLLVVTGKGGVGKTTVCAALALLAARAGKRVLVCEVNATRERVAPLLGAPASGPFVREALPGLSTINVTPHEAMREYGLMVLKFRTIYEAVFENRLVRYFLRMVPGLAELVMLGKVLHEVRAEEGGRPRWDLVLLDAPATGHAVQLLRVPSALVDTVPAGPLRHDAEWMQALLVDPARTGVALVTLPEEMPVNEVIELDGLVRGELGMAVAALVVNAMPPARFDAAEAAELARLAAAAAPLGPAAEAGRIQALRAEAAGRYLVRARAALDLPTTVLPLLPMVEWGPAAVEAIAAALAAAPPAEARP; encoded by the coding sequence GTGGCTTCCCCCGGCCTGCTCGATCGCCGCCTGCTCGTCGTGACCGGCAAGGGCGGCGTGGGCAAGACGACCGTCTGCGCCGCGCTCGCCCTGCTCGCCGCCCGCGCGGGCAAGCGCGTGCTGGTGTGCGAGGTGAACGCGACCCGCGAGCGGGTCGCCCCCCTGCTCGGCGCGCCTGCCTCGGGGCCCTTCGTCCGGGAGGCGCTGCCCGGGCTCTCGACCATCAACGTGACCCCGCACGAGGCCATGCGCGAGTACGGCCTCATGGTCCTGAAGTTCCGGACCATCTACGAGGCGGTCTTCGAGAACCGGCTGGTGCGCTACTTCCTGCGCATGGTGCCGGGCCTCGCCGAGCTGGTGATGCTCGGCAAGGTGCTGCACGAGGTGCGCGCCGAGGAGGGCGGGCGGCCGCGCTGGGACCTGGTGCTGCTCGACGCCCCCGCCACCGGCCACGCCGTCCAGCTCCTGCGCGTCCCGTCCGCGCTCGTGGACACCGTGCCGGCCGGCCCGCTGCGCCACGACGCCGAGTGGATGCAGGCGCTGCTGGTGGACCCGGCGCGCACCGGCGTGGCGCTGGTCACGCTGCCCGAGGAGATGCCGGTCAACGAGGTGATCGAGCTCGACGGGCTGGTGCGCGGCGAGCTGGGCATGGCGGTGGCCGCGCTGGTGGTGAACGCCATGCCGCCCGCGCGCTTCGACGCGGCCGAGGCGGCGGAGCTGGCCCGCCTCGCCGCCGCCGCGGCGCCGCTCGGGCCCGCCGCCGAGGCCGGGCGGATCCAGGCGCTGCGCGCCGAGGCCGCCGGGCGCTACCTGGTCCGCGCCCGGGCCGCGCTCGACCTGCCCACCACCGTGCTGCCGCTCCTGCCGATGGTGGAGTGGGGGCCGGCGGCGGTGGAGGCCATCGCGGCGGCGCTCGCGGCCGCGCCGCCCGCGGAGGCGCGCCCGTGA
- a CDS encoding ParA family protein: MRRIAFINEKGGTCKTTLCVHVAARLAARGLRVLVADLDTQGHAGKSLGVDVRGLSPTVHEWLLDDAVPLERVVRPTAVAGLDLLPANKDLAGFPVAVAAAADRAERLDRRLATVGEDRYDAVLIDAPPSLSLVTENVLRAARELVVPVALTYLALDGCAEIVQSLERLRAERGAAPAIALVVPTLYRKTQLADEILAKLRERFPGELSRTVLGWSVKVDEAQSHGRTVFEHAPRSSGAAALAAIGDEVLARAPAPAGVTAAAARAAGS; encoded by the coding sequence ATGCGGCGGATCGCGTTCATCAACGAGAAGGGCGGTACCTGCAAGACCACGCTGTGCGTGCACGTGGCGGCGCGGCTCGCGGCGCGCGGGCTGCGCGTGCTGGTGGCCGACCTCGACACGCAGGGCCACGCCGGGAAGTCGCTCGGCGTGGACGTGCGCGGCCTGTCGCCCACCGTCCACGAGTGGCTGCTCGACGACGCGGTGCCGCTCGAGCGGGTGGTCCGGCCCACCGCGGTGGCCGGCCTCGACCTGCTGCCCGCGAACAAGGACCTGGCCGGCTTCCCGGTGGCGGTGGCCGCGGCGGCGGATCGCGCCGAGCGGCTCGATCGACGGCTCGCCACGGTGGGCGAGGACCGGTACGACGCGGTGCTCATCGACGCGCCGCCCTCGCTGTCGCTCGTGACCGAGAACGTGCTGCGCGCCGCGCGCGAGCTGGTGGTGCCGGTCGCGCTCACCTACCTCGCGCTCGACGGGTGCGCCGAGATCGTCCAGAGCCTGGAGCGGCTCCGGGCCGAGCGCGGCGCGGCGCCGGCCATCGCGCTGGTGGTGCCCACGCTGTACCGGAAGACGCAGCTCGCCGACGAGATCCTGGCGAAGCTGCGCGAGCGGTTCCCGGGGGAGCTGTCGCGGACCGTGCTGGGCTGGTCGGTGAAGGTGGACGAGGCGCAGAGCCACGGCCGGACCGTGTTCGAGCACGCGCCCCGGTCGAGCGGCGCGGCCGCGCTCGCCGCGATCGGCGACGAGGTGCTGGCGCGCGCGCCCGCACCGGCCGGCGTCACGGCAGCGGCGGCCCGAGCGGCCGGCTCCTGA
- a CDS encoding YceI family protein, giving the protein MATTPWSVDVTHSAIHFWVRHMVISKVHGRFARWTGTLELDPQDLTGAKVDVKIDAASIDTQVADRDTHLRSADFLDVAKYPELTFRSRRIEKAGDGYRVVGDLTLHGVTREVTLDAEFAGIGKDPWGNERAGFSAKAALDRKAFGLAWNAALETGGVLVGEKVEITIELEAVKQAAKQSDAA; this is encoded by the coding sequence ATGGCCACCACCCCCTGGAGCGTCGACGTCACCCACTCCGCCATCCACTTCTGGGTCCGCCACATGGTCATCTCCAAGGTGCACGGCCGGTTCGCCAGATGGACCGGCACCCTGGAGCTCGATCCGCAGGACCTCACCGGCGCGAAGGTGGACGTGAAGATCGACGCCGCCTCCATCGACACCCAGGTCGCCGACCGCGACACGCACCTGCGCTCGGCGGACTTCCTCGACGTCGCGAAGTACCCGGAGCTCACGTTCCGCTCGCGGCGCATCGAGAAGGCCGGCGACGGCTACCGGGTGGTGGGCGACCTCACCCTGCACGGCGTGACGCGCGAGGTGACGCTGGACGCCGAGTTCGCCGGCATCGGCAAGGACCCCTGGGGCAACGAGCGCGCCGGCTTCTCGGCGAAGGCCGCGCTCGACCGCAAGGCGTTCGGGCTGGCGTGGAACGCGGCGCTCGAGACCGGCGGCGTGCTGGTGGGGGAGAAGGTGGAGATCACGATCGAGCTCGAGGCGGTGAAGCAGGCCGCGAAGCAGTCGGACGCGGCGTAG
- a CDS encoding LysR family transcriptional regulator: protein MDLDLLRVFTAVARTASFSAAARELRIPKSSASRAVARLEEELGVQLLFRTTRQVSLSAAGTGLYDRIAPLLQGLESALGELPEREEEPSGLLRVTAPVDIGIFFLAELTARYTLRYPAVSVELDLSSRLVDLVAEGFDVALRVAPGLKDSTLVARKASPVQLQLFASPLYLARRGTPRTEVELEAHDWVTFGTQARKLRLEGARGTVEVTPRSRILCPELLFVREAMRAGAGIGLLPSFMAEQDLAAGTLVRVLPRLVRSGGNLYVVTPATRHVPRKVSAFRDLVLELVRSRPLGPPLP, encoded by the coding sequence ATGGACCTCGACCTGCTCCGCGTGTTCACCGCCGTCGCGCGCACCGCCAGCTTCTCCGCCGCCGCGCGCGAGCTGCGCATCCCGAAGTCGTCGGCCAGCCGTGCCGTGGCGCGGCTCGAGGAGGAGCTCGGGGTGCAGCTCCTGTTCCGCACCACGCGCCAGGTGTCGCTGAGCGCGGCCGGCACCGGGCTGTACGACCGGATCGCCCCGCTGCTCCAGGGCCTGGAGAGCGCGCTCGGCGAGCTGCCGGAGCGCGAGGAGGAGCCGTCGGGGCTGCTGCGCGTCACTGCGCCGGTGGACATCGGCATCTTCTTCCTGGCCGAGCTCACCGCGCGCTACACGCTGCGCTACCCGGCGGTCTCGGTGGAGCTCGACCTGAGCAGCCGGCTGGTGGACCTGGTGGCGGAGGGCTTCGACGTGGCGCTGCGCGTGGCGCCGGGGCTGAAGGACTCGACGCTGGTGGCGAGGAAGGCCTCCCCGGTGCAGCTGCAGCTGTTCGCCTCCCCGCTCTACCTGGCGCGGCGCGGGACGCCGCGCACCGAGGTGGAGCTCGAGGCGCACGACTGGGTGACGTTCGGGACGCAGGCCCGCAAGCTGCGGCTCGAGGGGGCGCGCGGGACCGTGGAGGTGACGCCCCGCTCGCGGATCCTGTGCCCGGAGCTGCTGTTCGTGCGCGAGGCGATGCGGGCCGGCGCCGGCATCGGCCTGCTGCCCTCGTTCATGGCGGAGCAGGACCTGGCGGCTGGGACGCTGGTGCGCGTGCTGCCGCGCCTGGTGCGGAGCGGCGGCAACCTCTACGTGGTGACGCCCGCGACGCGCCACGTCCCGCGCAAGGTGAGCGCGTTCCGCGACCTCGTGCTGGAGCTCGTCAGGAGCCGGCCGCTCGGGCCGCCGCTGCCGTGA
- the ygiD gene encoding 4,5-DOPA dioxygenase extradiol has protein sequence MERQGAGRRMPVLFVGHGSPMNAIEDNRWSCAFRGLAPLLPRPRAILAVSAHFVTEGSVLTGQERPETVHDFGGFPDALFRVRYPAPGAPELARRAAALVAGDGARVVDAWGLDHGTWSVLVHLFPAADVPVVQLSISAELDPAAHLALGRALAPLRDEGVLVMGSGNLVHDLRHAFDAWRRGDATTPAWAARFDADAAAALERGDARWLVEALGTPDGRRAHPTPEHYLPLLYAAGAAGADPVRFPITGFDMGSLSMRAALFG, from the coding sequence ATGGAGCGGCAGGGCGCGGGGCGGCGGATGCCGGTGCTGTTCGTGGGGCACGGCTCGCCCATGAACGCGATCGAGGACAACCGGTGGAGCTGCGCGTTCCGCGGCCTCGCGCCGCTGCTCCCGCGGCCCCGCGCGATCCTGGCGGTGTCGGCCCACTTCGTCACCGAGGGCAGCGTCCTCACCGGCCAGGAGCGGCCCGAGACCGTCCACGACTTCGGCGGCTTCCCCGACGCGCTGTTCCGCGTCCGCTACCCGGCCCCGGGCGCTCCGGAGCTGGCGCGGCGCGCGGCGGCACTGGTCGCGGGGGACGGCGCCCGGGTGGTGGACGCCTGGGGGCTCGACCACGGCACCTGGAGCGTGCTCGTGCACCTGTTCCCGGCGGCCGACGTTCCGGTGGTGCAGCTTTCCATCTCCGCGGAGCTGGACCCGGCCGCCCACCTCGCGCTGGGCCGGGCGCTGGCGCCGCTCCGCGACGAGGGCGTGCTGGTGATGGGCAGCGGCAACCTGGTGCACGACCTGCGGCACGCGTTCGACGCGTGGCGCAGGGGCGACGCCACCACGCCGGCGTGGGCCGCGCGGTTCGACGCGGACGCGGCCGCCGCGCTGGAGCGCGGCGACGCGCGCTGGCTGGTGGAGGCGCTCGGGACGCCGGACGGCCGGCGCGCGCACCCCACGCCCGAGCACTACCTGCCGCTGCTGTACGCGGCCGGGGCGGCGGGCGCGGACCCGGTGCGGTTCCCCATCACCGGCTTCGACATGGGCTCGCTGTCGATGCGCGCCGCGCTGTTCGGCTAG
- a CDS encoding polyhydroxyalkanoate synthesis repressor PhaR codes for MSDQHTEGTDTSAAVEPKVIKRYTNRKLYDTVESRYVTLDEIAEMIKGGAEVKIIDNRTKEDLTSITLAQIIFEEEKKTSKMSLETLRDLIRHGGEVAQRLVVGTQAELRGRVEAVRAAAEQRVQNLMARSQATGDRAKELMAASQEAMASLQRRVDERVRAAVDGVSSLSEVRRQLDEITARLHELERKLEESARDDRPPPPQEPPAAQ; via the coding sequence ATGAGCGACCAGCACACCGAAGGTACGGACACCAGCGCCGCCGTCGAGCCGAAGGTCATCAAGCGGTACACGAACCGGAAGCTCTACGACACGGTGGAGTCCCGGTACGTCACGCTCGACGAGATCGCCGAGATGATCAAGGGCGGTGCCGAGGTCAAGATCATCGACAACCGCACCAAGGAGGACCTCACCTCCATCACGCTCGCGCAGATCATCTTCGAGGAGGAGAAGAAGACCTCCAAGATGAGCCTCGAGACGCTCCGGGACCTCATCCGCCACGGCGGCGAGGTGGCCCAGCGGCTGGTGGTGGGGACGCAGGCCGAGCTCCGCGGGCGGGTCGAGGCGGTCCGGGCCGCGGCCGAGCAGCGGGTGCAGAACCTGATGGCGCGGAGCCAGGCCACCGGCGATCGCGCCAAGGAGCTGATGGCCGCCTCGCAGGAGGCCATGGCGTCCCTCCAGCGCCGGGTCGACGAGCGGGTGCGCGCGGCCGTGGACGGCGTCTCCAGCCTCTCCGAGGTGCGCCGGCAGCTCGACGAGATCACCGCGCGCCTGCACGAGCTGGAGCGGAAGCTGGAGGAGTCGGCGCGCGACGACCGGCCGCCGCCGCCGCAGGAGCCTCCCGCCGCGCAGTGA
- a CDS encoding zinc-ribbon domain-containing protein: protein MIAHCTHCQAKFRIADDKIGPRGAKVRCSHCKTVFAVRRPDAPPVAAPPEPRPAPLPPPGPALPGPADPFAEPAFAAAQDPFAADPFAAPRPPVQAPAPDPFGPDPFAGPARGAPAADPFALETPPTGFAGPDGADPFAFTMGDRPGAEAAAGPADPFAPEAGGADPFAAALAGAADPFAASVSPRRRAAAAEIPAGLAAPAPGAAPGGSSALPLTDLSDLLGDAPAPPPPLPAPPALAPEPLPPAGGLDLAFPPEPAPGLPAGLALELAGPSELEAPLDPPAPPPAMDLDLAGGPDLGLPGGPLAGPDLALEERSTPAPARLDEPPLEDDPFARAAPWAAGGGDAGPNELSFADRGEETLALATEPSGPQEAPPPLPPEPPRPARAAAVAEAPAEASARDASRPAGPRGGRLRSMAVNAAALAALLLVALAFRVAWRGDAPLEPGAFRPSSVLGAVGVGERAAGPLSVAELRSGLYDRARGGPVLFVRGKVVSRAPSPVARARVEVELVRDGQVIARGTAPAGAVATPEELHGAGGAAELEAVARAVEARAPARIRPGESLPFLVVLPDAPDDLAGATVRVAAIGGVEAAAR from the coding sequence ATGATCGCCCACTGCACCCACTGCCAGGCGAAGTTCCGGATCGCGGACGACAAGATCGGCCCGCGCGGCGCGAAGGTGCGCTGCTCGCATTGCAAGACGGTGTTCGCGGTCCGTCGGCCCGACGCCCCGCCGGTCGCCGCGCCGCCGGAGCCTCGTCCGGCGCCGCTCCCGCCGCCGGGCCCGGCGCTCCCCGGCCCGGCCGATCCTTTCGCGGAGCCTGCCTTCGCGGCGGCGCAGGATCCGTTCGCCGCCGATCCGTTCGCAGCCCCGCGTCCGCCCGTCCAGGCGCCGGCGCCGGATCCGTTCGGCCCCGATCCGTTCGCCGGTCCGGCCCGCGGGGCGCCGGCCGCGGACCCGTTCGCGCTCGAGACGCCCCCGACCGGCTTCGCGGGGCCCGATGGCGCGGATCCGTTCGCGTTCACGATGGGTGATCGCCCCGGCGCCGAGGCCGCCGCCGGCCCGGCCGATCCGTTCGCGCCGGAGGCCGGGGGCGCGGACCCGTTCGCCGCTGCGCTCGCCGGCGCAGCCGATCCGTTCGCGGCGTCCGTGTCGCCCCGCCGCAGGGCGGCCGCCGCCGAGATCCCGGCGGGCCTGGCGGCGCCCGCGCCGGGCGCCGCGCCGGGCGGCTCGTCGGCGCTGCCGCTCACCGATCTCTCCGACCTGCTCGGCGACGCGCCCGCGCCGCCGCCGCCGCTCCCCGCGCCGCCCGCGCTCGCGCCCGAGCCGCTGCCGCCCGCGGGCGGCCTCGACCTCGCGTTCCCGCCCGAGCCGGCTCCCGGCCTTCCGGCCGGGCTGGCCCTGGAGCTCGCCGGCCCGTCCGAGCTGGAGGCACCGCTCGACCCGCCGGCGCCGCCGCCCGCCATGGACCTCGACCTCGCCGGCGGGCCCGATCTCGGCCTCCCCGGCGGCCCGCTGGCCGGTCCGGACCTGGCGCTCGAGGAGCGCTCGACGCCGGCGCCGGCGCGGCTGGACGAGCCGCCGCTCGAGGACGATCCGTTCGCGCGGGCCGCGCCGTGGGCGGCGGGCGGCGGCGACGCCGGTCCGAACGAGCTCTCGTTCGCGGATCGCGGCGAGGAGACGCTGGCGCTCGCCACCGAGCCGTCCGGCCCGCAGGAGGCCCCGCCTCCGCTCCCCCCGGAGCCCCCCCGGCCTGCCCGGGCGGCCGCGGTCGCGGAGGCGCCGGCGGAGGCGTCGGCGCGCGACGCGTCGAGGCCCGCGGGCCCGCGCGGCGGGCGGCTGCGCTCGATGGCGGTGAACGCCGCGGCCCTGGCGGCGCTGCTGCTGGTCGCGCTCGCGTTCCGGGTGGCGTGGCGCGGCGACGCGCCGCTCGAGCCGGGCGCGTTCCGGCCCTCGTCGGTGCTGGGCGCGGTGGGCGTGGGCGAGCGCGCCGCCGGACCGCTCTCGGTGGCCGAGCTGCGCAGCGGGCTCTACGACCGCGCGCGCGGCGGTCCGGTGCTGTTCGTGCGCGGCAAGGTCGTCTCGCGCGCGCCGTCGCCGGTGGCCCGCGCGCGCGTGGAGGTGGAGCTCGTCCGCGACGGCCAGGTGATCGCGCGCGGCACCGCGCCGGCCGGCGCCGTCGCGACGCCGGAGGAGCTGCACGGCGCCGGCGGGGCCGCCGAGCTCGAGGCGGTGGCCCGCGCCGTGGAAGCGCGCGCGCCCGCCCGGATCCGCCCCGGCGAGTCGCTGCCGTTCCTGGTCGTGCTGCCGGACGCGCCGGACGACCTGGCCGGCGCCACCGTGCGGGTGGCGGCGATCGGCGGCGTGGAGGCGGCGGCCCGATGA